The Bufo gargarizans isolate SCDJY-AF-19 unplaced genomic scaffold, ASM1485885v1 fragScaff_scaffold_773_pilon, whole genome shotgun sequence nucleotide sequence CCCTCCCTCGGTCGGTGCCCCCGGATCTCcctgccctccatattgtgggGCCCATCGCCTGGTAGATGTGGGATTCCCCTCCCTCGGTCGGTGCCCCCGGATCTCcctgccctccatattgtgggGCCCATCGCCTGGTAGATGTGGGATTCCCCTCCCTCGGTCTGTGCCCCTGGATCTCCCTGCCCTCCATAATGTGGGGCCTgtcgcaggggcgtagctagaaatgcatgggccccatagcaaaaaaaaaattatgggccccccccagcccccacatatctatcgggcctcccaccaccccttccagagctcccacccaaacacccatcctagatctcccaccgccatgagcatCAAAAAGTCTGAGGGTCTGGAGTTGTCACAtctgccccattcacacgtccgcaattctgttctgcattttgcggaacggaattgcggacccattgatttctatggggccgcacgatgtgcagaCTGGACACGgagttgcggacccgcacttccgggtccgcaattccgttcccgaaaaaaaaaaatagaacatgtcctactcttgtccgcatctGCAGACAAAAGTAGGCATATTCTATgcagtgtcggcaatgtgcggtccgcaaattatggATCGCACATTACCGATGtcagtgttctgcggatccacgggcccgtggatttgcaaaacacttacggatgtgtgaatgggaccTTACCATGCGTCTTCAGTTAAAGTCTGAGTGGACTCAGACTTTTTTCTCTCGTCTAACTTTTACAAGTCAGTCCCATCAGACTCCCAGTACAGACTAGCCTGGTGCCTGCCACAATAGTGCCTCTGCCACCACCAGACCACCAGCCCTGAGCCCGCCCGCAGTGGAACTGGAACCATCTACTGCGAGTACAGCAACCTTCAATAAGGAGCAGAActtagggtagtttcacactagcggcaggatggatccggcaggctgttcagcctgttggatccgtcctgccgctatttcgccgtgcagccgctccgtcctcattgactataatgggaacgagGACGGAGCTCCGATGCAGCGCAGCAGTGTGCGGTGAAAGGCTGGCGGCcgaaaagtactgcaagtccgactttttcgtccggtggcctctcaccgtGCAGTGCCGTGCTGCgcaggagctccgccccatccccattatagtcaatggggacggagcggcggtccagcaaaatagcggcaggacggatccgacaggctgaacagcttgccggatccgtcctgccgcaagtgtaaaagtacccttagtctgtcatataagagtgtgccccccaaaagaaggaaggggcgccctccttatcacagctggcatctctttttaacttcagatcatcagactctcactaattacagcacacacccctgtagtgtccaccatcagacaggggagggaagaaaccccagaactagagtgtcagtgtgccccccaagTGGGCGGCCCagtctagttctggggtttcttccctcccctgtctgatggtggacactgcAGGCCCGGGGCGCAGGGTGGGTGTGCTGTAATTAgtgagtctgatgatctgaattcttaagttaaaaagagctgcctgcatataaggagggcgccccttgcttctcttgggggccccactctgcaggcagctctttttaacttaagAATTTAGATAAAGTTCTGAGATCATAAGTTCTCACTTCCTTAAATTCACTTTAAGTAAATCACTTACTTTTAGAGTCAGACAGCAGCAGGCAGTGGCAGGACTGGAGACCAGTGGGGAGTGTCATTAAAGCGATAGCATAGCGCcgaatctgactggcgccagtgcggccggcggCACCGTCaccctccctagtccctccacaacaggtacccccccccaacccccggcctggcccggccccctccaccgcctgagtctgcctcctgagtcctccctctagttactaggaggcggagccggaggaaatctttcctgcactgcggcgctggtgccagcctggctccgcctctgcTATGCCCCTGTTCCGGCCCGCCTCttctacgcccccgttccggcccccttcTCCTTGTGCGGCAGACAGTGCGCCCCGGGCCCCCCTGTTCCAGGCCTACTACAGCTCCTCCTTCCttgcttccccccagccaggcccgagccacgGACCGCCCActgggcggtcgggcctggctgcctgtgtgtattaatataaaaaattatgcgGTCcggccgggcccccagtggcgtagggccccatagccactgctatggttgctatggcgatccctacgccactggcctGTCGCCTGGTAGATGTGGGAGCCCCTACCCTCCCTTAGTCTGTACCCTTGGATCGGATCTGcctgccctccatattgtgggGCCTGGTAGATGTGGGATTCCCCTCCCTCGGTCTGTGCCCCTGGATCTCCCTGCCCTCCATAATGTGGGGCCTGTCGCCTGGTAGATGTGGGTGCCCCCACGGATCGCCCTGCCCTGCATATTGTGGGGTGGCCTCTCGCTCAGTCCTGACTCTTCTCTTCCAGAACATGCTGTCTAATGCTGAGAACAACGTGAAGGGCGCTGTGGTGGGAAAGCGGGCGGTAAAACCCGGCCTCCGACCCCGCACCGCCCTTGGGGACATCGGGAACAGGGCTGAAACAAAGGCCCCAGCAAAGAAGGTAAGAGCCGCAGCTGCAGCCTGTGTGGACAGCGCCCTGTGACGCTCGGCTAATACGtctcttctgattctcaggatcTGAAACCAGTCGTCAAAGTGTTGAAGAAAAGCAAGGCCGTGGAGAAGGAGACGGAGCAGAAGGTGGAACATGTCTGCCCCCCAGTCCCGGAGGTAAGGGCCCAAGCCTGACCCCACTGGGATATATATGGTGGAGGAGAGGTGCCATGTTATATATGGGGGGCTTGATCTGGGATGTATATGGTGGAGGAGAGGTGCCACGTTCTGTTGCCATATTCAGACTCTGCAGCTTCAATGCTGGGACATGGGTTACTTTACTTCTGCTAAATCTGTCATGTAGATGGAGCCCAGTCCCATGGAGACATCGGGGTGCCTCCCAGACGAGCTGTGCCAGGCCTTCTCTGACGTCCTTATACAAGTGAAGGACGTGGATGCAGATGATGATGGGAACCCCATGCTGTGCAGTGAATATGTGAAGGACATCTACTCTTATCTCCGGAGCCTGGAGGTAAGGACTGGACTCATCTGTTCTGGAACAGCCTTTCCAGTTCTCTGCCGATAGTGTAGGATGTGTGCAATATATAAACTGGTGCGGTCACTGCAGCTGCTTCAGCCAGGGAATGGTCTTCACCCCTTAAGCTATGTGAAGCAGGGTGTCCTTAGTCTAGTACAGTTTGAGAACGGAATACATGGATGTACAGAAAAGGGATATCTATAGAGGAGTAACATGTATGTAACAGATCACAGCTACATTAACTTGTACACATTCTAGCTAAAGGGACATGGGTTCACATGATTCTCCTTAATCATGGGGCAGGTTTAACATGGCTGCTACCTTCTACATGAAGGTTCTGGGAGCAGATTCACTGCCTTCATCTTGGGCTGTAGATGTATTGCACACTCTTTAGGTACCTGGATTTCCTAGATGTTCAGTGTCTGGTTTCTTCTGTAGGATGCTCAATCGGTGAGGCCGAAATTTCTCCAAGGACAGGAGGTGACTGGTAACATGCGTGCAATACTGGTTGACTGGCTGGTCCAGGTCCAGATGAAGTTCCGTCTGCTGCAGGAAACTATATTCATGACTGTTGGGATAATCGACAGATTCTTGCAGGTGCCTTATCGTAGAACCCTAAACACCAATTGAGTCTGTAAAGGGTTTCACATCTTAAACAATTTCTGCAGGAGAATCCAGTTCCCAAAAATCAGCTGCAGCTTGTTGGGGTGACAGCTATGTTTCTTGCTGCCAAGTATGAAGAGATGTACCCTCCGGAGATTGGAGACTTCACTTTTGTAACAGACCACACTTACACAAAGGCTCAGATCAGGGAGATGGAAATGAACATTCTCCGCACGCTGAAGTTTGCTATTGGGAGACCCCTTCCCCTTCATTTCCTCAGGAGAACCTCTAAGATAGGAGAGGTAAGACATGCTGGCCATGTTGTGGGCAGATTGACTGCCAGGTCCTGTTCTAGTTGCTGGACGGGCTGAGGGAGTCCATGTCCTTCTGTACTTTCTGATGGGTTCCTTGCCCCCTCCAGGTCACTGCTGAACAGCACAGTTTAGCTAAGTATTTGATGGAGCTGGTTATGGTTGACTATGAGATGGTGCACTACCCACCCTCACAGATAGCTGCGGCAGCCTCCTGTCTGTCCCTTAAAGTCTTCAATGCTGGAGAATGGGTAAGTGATTTGAGATTTGAAGTTTGCAGCAGAACACCTGACTACTGTTCTAAGATGTGACTTGTTCTCCTCCTCAGACCCCGACACTACAGCACTACACAGCGTATTCCGAGGAAGCTCTGCTTCCTGTCATGCAGCATATGGCCAAGAACGTAGTAAAGGTCAACAGAGGCCTCACCAAGCATATGGTAAGTTCCACTGCCATGAGAAGCCAAACCTTGAAAGGCTTGTGGAAGAGCAGAGCTCTGTCCTGTCCCTGTTGCCTCAGTTTCAGAGATATTTCCCCGGTCATCTGGGTTTCTGGTACATTCTGTTCTGTGAACATTCAGTTGCATGAAATCTTTTCTTATCTTtctagactaaggcctcatgcaaatgaCCATgaatgttttgcagtctgcaaaccacaGATGGCAGCTGTGGACCCATGGACTTCAGTGGGTCTGTATGTTGCAGTGATGCAGCTGGTATTGTGCTTGGTGGCTCTATTCCTTGTGGtcatgtgcttgaggcctaagTTGAAGTGTGTCCAGGAACAGGtaagtgttttcttcaccaggagcACTGCCCATCACTGGTTGGACCATCCTGTTAAAATTGTCTGCAGTACCAGTCAGGGTTAACCCTAACCCTCTACTACAACAGTGGTCTATTGGGTTAGGGCACACAGCAGAAAACTGACCCTAGATTTCTACTATAGATTtgaaagaaccccccccccccccccttggtttagtagggttgatcatgctgacagatgctctataAAGAGGTAACAGTTATGTGGTCCTGTTTGGCAGCCACTTCTAGGACCATGTGATGTAGCCTGGGGTTAGAATCTGCATgagtcttaaagggcttctccgggcttttaatctCTGTGCTTGCCATAGCAGCAGTGAGATGGCACGTGTGGCTTCCCTtcctacagctgatcggtggggtgctgggtgtcagcttcctgccaatctgatataggTTATCAATGTTAaatgcctggagaacccctttaatatcttgcCACAGCGCTAGTGGGATTCAGACTTGGCATGCACTGGAGGTTCTAAAGCCAGGCTAGGCCGTGCCCCATGTATGGCATGTGATCCTGGAAGTGGGTAATGCTCAGGATTGTGGTATGACCTGGGTAACCCTGTAACACTCTGGCAGGTGTGTAAGGCTTTCCCATGTCTGGTTGAGTTTAGCTGCATATGTGAGCATGGCATGCGGTTATCAGATTCCAACCTAGTGTATGAGATGATGGGGGTTGTGATCTAAAAATGCCCTTGTGTGGACTGATTATATTTGAGTCTATAGAAATGTTGGCCCTGGTTTATCCAGACTGGCCTCTGCTGGTCTTGATGGACcttgtgctgctggaggaggaaTGTCATCTGTGCAGGCCTGGTCTGTCTGATTAAACAAAATCGGTCATAGAATTTCCCCCTTATCTTAAAGGGGGTcgccgggaattaagaaaatacatTCTGTATATTCCAAAGAACGTTCATTTataattgctccccagacaaaataagCCATCGGGGGgggaacaaaatggctgccgtcccaTTAGTACACAGACCCTGTCCACACAGGACAAATTGCTTCTCAGCACTGAGGTAAagggctgcctcatcctcctctctactggtcagggattatgatcctgaatacagtggaTAAGAACTTTAGCCGAATCTCTGGGCCATTTAGTCAGAGGCTGGACAGGGCAGAAGGCTGCTTCTCATTATCCTCCTCCATTCTCCCAGGGATTCGCCTGTATTCaggatcctaatccctgacaagtagagatgaggatgaggcagctctttacctcagtgttgtgaagtaacttctcTAACAGGACAGAaccctaatgaaaggtatttgggggcAGCCATAGTGTGGTCTCTACACAAGGGGTGTAGAAGGAATGAGGCAGTGAAGTTCCTCAGTGTCCTATGGTCCAGGGTCAGGACTGCACAATGGAGGACTTAATAGAAACGGTAGCTTCTTATTTCTGAATGTGTTTTCCACCAGACTGTGAAGAATAAATATGCAAGCAGCAAACAGATGAAGATCAGCAGTGTCCCGCAGCTGAGGTCGGAGGTGCTGGTGCAGCTGGCGCGCCCGCTCGTGTCTTAACCTTGTGCAGAAGTCTCCACCCGTTGGCACTATGTGCTTATTGTAAATAGTTTTTGCTTTTAATAAAGTTTTGTTTTTAGCTATAATGGTTGTCTCTATCATGAAGTCAGTGGTAAAGTATCTGTCCCTAGTGTGCCACCCAGCCGACCTGTAGGTGCAGTGTCGGGTGCTGCATTTGGCTGTGCAGGCCCCTCCAGGAGCAGCTCTgtccacaggggggggggggggggtaggtaggAAGGATAGAAGTTTCAAGTACTCCAATTTTGTGTAAATCTCAACAGGTAATTTGAGATTG carries:
- the LOC122922833 gene encoding G2/mitotic-specific cyclin-B1-like, with the protein product MSLRITRNMLSNAENNVKGAVVGKRAVKPGLRPRTALGDIGNRAETKAPAKKDLKPVVKVLKKSKAVEKETEQKVEHVCPPVPEMEPSPMETSGCLPDELCQAFSDVLIQVKDVDADDDGNPMLCSEYVKDIYSYLRSLEDAQSVRPKFLQGQEVTGNMRAILVDWLVQVQMKFRLLQETIFMTVGIIDRFLQENPVPKNQLQLVGVTAMFLAAKYEEMYPPEIGDFTFVTDHTYTKAQIREMEMNILRTLKFAIGRPLPLHFLRRTSKIGEVTAEQHSLAKYLMELVMVDYEMVHYPPSQIAAAASCLSLKVFNAGEWTPTLQHYTAYSEEALLPVMQHMAKNVVKVNRGLTKHMTVKNKYASSKQMKISSVPQLRSEVLVQLARPLVS